Proteins encoded within one genomic window of Ammonifex degensii KC4:
- a CDS encoding zf-TFIIB domain-containing protein, translated as MVKECPVCHVPLKEVPRYGVLLDVCSRCRGVWLDGGELEKVIALAREFQETEYHKDYDDHYRHHHHDHYTHSSYHKKHKRKSIFELFEDLFD; from the coding sequence TTGGTAAAAGAGTGCCCGGTATGTCATGTACCTTTGAAAGAAGTGCCCCGTTACGGGGTTTTGCTAGATGTTTGCTCCCGCTGCCGTGGGGTATGGCTCGATGGCGGAGAACTGGAAAAGGTGATTGCCCTGGCCCGGGAATTCCAAGAAACTGAGTACCACAAAGACTACGACGACCACTACCGCCATCACCATCACGACCACTACACACACTCCAGCTACCACAAGAAGCATAAGAGAAAAAGTATCTTCGAGTTGTTCGAAGACCTGTTTGATTAA
- a CDS encoding transposase, which yields MKFKTRKPADTITVPARMYPDEAAEKKLVSFMRRFQAAKRTAYQALRRGKKPEEIVKDLYRKFFPNARWCQWALEDAKATCDAQKEQLKMHVSDLEGKIEKSEEKLKRTKNKLHRQGILARIAKLRAKLEYWKGFLERDEVPPAVFGGKKNLLLLQEGKLSKEEWRELRSNAFYSVGQANQKGLEGQHGNANTEIVYDEATDSFRLNVYIPPEPEDKRAEGKENRAKQRARRDKDWVSVPLEIPARYRNLLLCCLAGGGPYSVRVVRRDGRFDCFISFSLGDTAEVDRTSPMAGMDLNPDVVAVTVVLPDGNFKVSRCFWCHDLVHASHEKREWIAGNLAKGVADWLESLGVKQVALEELSFAQDHDTNRAFNRITHNFCVRLLFNRIVVALRKRGIAVFTVPAHFTSLIGFFKYSETYGLNTHQAAALVIARRALGFKEKVPKTLLRLLGRPPGEGWAHGRLWGRLFGMFKAARKKVSRYFSVKAFTPSAWLEHIFAGAG from the coding sequence TTGAAGTTCAAGACCAGGAAGCCCGCCGACACGATAACCGTGCCCGCCAGGATGTACCCGGATGAGGCGGCAGAAAAGAAGCTCGTGTCTTTCATGCGCCGGTTCCAGGCGGCAAAGCGCACCGCCTACCAGGCGCTGAGACGGGGAAAGAAACCGGAAGAAATCGTCAAAGACCTCTACCGGAAGTTCTTCCCCAACGCCCGCTGGTGCCAGTGGGCTTTGGAGGACGCCAAAGCCACCTGTGATGCCCAGAAAGAGCAGCTCAAGATGCACGTCTCAGACTTAGAGGGCAAGATAGAGAAGTCCGAGGAGAAGCTTAAGCGCACCAAAAACAAGCTTCACCGCCAGGGGATACTGGCCCGCATCGCGAAGCTGCGCGCGAAGCTGGAGTACTGGAAGGGTTTCCTGGAGCGGGACGAAGTCCCTCCTGCCGTCTTCGGTGGCAAGAAAAACCTGCTGCTTCTTCAGGAAGGGAAGCTCTCCAAGGAGGAGTGGCGGGAGTTGAGGTCGAACGCCTTCTACTCCGTGGGCCAGGCCAACCAGAAGGGGCTGGAGGGCCAGCACGGCAACGCCAACACGGAAATCGTATACGATGAGGCAACAGACTCCTTCCGGCTCAACGTATACATACCGCCGGAGCCGGAAGACAAGCGTGCGGAAGGAAAGGAAAACCGGGCGAAGCAGCGCGCGAGGCGGGATAAAGACTGGGTCTCCGTGCCCCTGGAGATTCCTGCCCGCTACCGGAACCTTCTCCTCTGTTGCCTGGCCGGGGGCGGGCCGTACTCAGTGCGGGTGGTGCGCAGAGACGGTAGGTTCGACTGCTTCATTTCCTTCTCGCTAGGCGACACCGCGGAAGTGGACAGGACCTCCCCCATGGCCGGGATGGACTTAAACCCTGACGTGGTGGCGGTGACCGTCGTCCTGCCGGACGGGAACTTCAAGGTCTCCCGTTGTTTCTGGTGCCACGACCTGGTCCACGCTTCACATGAGAAGCGGGAGTGGATTGCAGGCAACCTGGCCAAAGGGGTGGCCGACTGGCTGGAGTCCCTGGGCGTAAAGCAGGTTGCCCTGGAGGAGCTTTCCTTTGCCCAGGACCACGACACCAACAGAGCGTTCAACCGGATCACGCACAACTTCTGCGTGAGGCTCCTCTTCAACCGCATCGTCGTGGCCCTGAGGAAGCGCGGCATAGCGGTGTTCACCGTCCCCGCGCATTTTACTTCGCTCATAGGCTTCTTCAAGTACTCTGAGACTTACGGGCTTAACACCCACCAGGCGGCGGCACTGGTCATAGCCCGTCGGGCGCTGGGCTTTAAAGAAAAAGTGCCAAAGACCCTGCTTCGGCTCCTCGGGCGCCCGCCCGGGGAAGGATGGGCGCACGGGAGGCTTTGGGGCAGGCTCTTTGGCATGTTTAAGGCAGCCCGGAAGAAGGTCTCCCGCTACTTCAGCGTGAAGGCCTTTACCCCTTCCGCCTGGCTGGAACACATTTTTGCCGGAGCGGGCTAA
- a CDS encoding DUF2225 domain-containing protein, with protein sequence MAQTVFCRLRCPRCFTSFPAEIALSTGAKGRLSSDLCYRGEGSFVYPYLVVVCPGCGFTSYHQEFDYLAELPRYSPYHPVGRALKNFLQERRHLYPGSEKYRLAAEDAKRRGSSHLDIAHLHLKGSWCAREEGNLEAERYHQEEALHHFRLALKEVVEARDVAVIRYLEGELCRRLGRFEEAEKAFAAIAPTDLPYWLRAAFERMRELATRHDASPQELPRT encoded by the coding sequence ATGGCGCAAACCGTTTTCTGCCGTCTACGCTGCCCCCGTTGCTTTACTTCCTTTCCGGCGGAGATTGCTTTGAGCACGGGGGCTAAAGGTCGGCTTTCCAGCGACCTCTGCTACCGTGGCGAGGGGAGTTTCGTTTACCCTTACCTCGTGGTGGTCTGCCCGGGTTGCGGCTTCACCTCCTACCACCAGGAGTTCGATTACCTTGCCGAGCTCCCCCGGTACTCTCCTTATCATCCTGTGGGCCGGGCTTTGAAGAACTTCTTGCAAGAGAGACGCCACCTTTACCCGGGGAGTGAGAAGTACCGGCTAGCGGCGGAGGACGCCAAGCGGCGGGGGAGTTCGCACTTAGATATAGCCCATCTCCACCTGAAAGGATCCTGGTGCGCGCGGGAAGAGGGGAATCTTGAAGCTGAGAGGTACCACCAAGAGGAGGCCCTTCATCATTTCCGGTTGGCTTTGAAGGAGGTAGTAGAGGCTCGCGACGTAGCGGTGATAAGGTACCTGGAAGGGGAGCTCTGCCGACGTCTGGGCCGTTTCGAGGAGGCAGAAAAGGCTTTTGCTGCCATCGCTCCTACTGATCTTCCTTACTGGCTGCGCGCCGCCTTTGAGCGCATGCGGGAACTGGCGACCCGTCACGACGCTTCTCCTCAGGAACTTCCCAGAACCTAG